One part of the Asterias amurensis chromosome 11, ASM3211899v1 genome encodes these proteins:
- the LOC139944697 gene encoding G patch domain and ankyrin repeat-containing protein 1 homolog isoform X2 — protein MISVSFRFLMFFTDKLVNMDPSSSPAGSSYRVARLPFKGIHFLRAISKDDTSSRRKESKSKEFHIENNTKAGLVARDFYESVISTTPTSTTLKERSPTRNKKGHLIFEKSDPKLMKKNPPKPASSQRQSERVQTRNKHQFLRSAQEGDVKAVESLLCEGSVDINDVDDFAWTALMCASYSGQRNVVSLLLRKGALWENNRNKSGQTALDLARRAGHLNIVGMLEGIETMGTSKGNQTEKQAKFANSWCDICHLEYRKHESRRHQHKSSTVHQFNCQHKPASTMYYIPESNVGFQLMMKEGWDKEKGLGRDGAGQKFPVKTILKRDRKGLGAADREDEASKARVTHFKPFDVQAVKRPRQREEKKVVKVNTLNKRQKKQSHKREKDWERDFRQSFHLSL, from the exons ATGATAAGTGTCTCATTTCGTTTTCTCATGTTCTTCACTGACAAACTCGTGA ACATGGATCCCTCCTCGTCTCCAGCTGGATCTTCCTATCGCGTGGCAAGACTTCCATTTAAAGGAATACATTTCTTGAGAGCAATCTCAAAAGATGACACTTCGTCTCGGCGTAAAGAATCAAAATCTAAGGAGTTCCATATCGAAAACAACACAAAGGCAGGTCTGGTTGCAAGAGACTTTTATGAGAGTGTTATATCAACAACACCAACATCAACAACTCTTAAGGAAAGGTCTCCAACTCGAAACAAGAAAGGTCACTTAATATTTGAAAAGAGTGACCCTAAGTTAATGAAGAAAAATCCACCCAAGCCAGCAAGCAGCCAAAGGCAGTCCGAGAGAGTTCAAACGAGAAATAAACATCAGTTCTTACGCAGTGCACAAGAAGGGGACGTCAAAGCAGTTGAGTCGTTGTTGTGCGAGGGCAGTGTTGATATCAACGACGTTGATGACTTTGCTTGGACAGCATTAATGTGTGCCAGTTACAGTGGTCAGAGGAACGTTGTGTCGCTATTACTCAGGAaaggtgcattgtgggaaaaTAATCGCAACAAAAGCGGTCAGACTGCGTTGGATCTTGCCCGGAGAGCTGGCCATCTTAATATTGTTGGAATGCTTGAAGGAATCGAGACAATGGGGACCAGTAAAGGTAATCAAACGGAAAAACAAGCCAAGTTTGCAAATTCCTGGTGTGACATCTGCCACCTTGAGTATCGCAAACACGAATCTAGACGACACCAGCACAAATCTTCGACTGTGCACCAGTTTAACTGTCAGCATAAACCGGCGTCGACAATGTACTACATTCCTGAAAGCAATGTGGGATTCCAGCTAATGATGAAAGAAGGCTGGGACAAAGAAAAGGGTCTGGGAAGAGATGGTGCGGGCCAAAAGTTCCCGGTCAAAACGATATTGAAGAGAGATCGCAAAGGACTTGGTGCGGCTGACAGGGAGGATGAAGCTTCCAAAGCAAGGGTGACTCACTTCAAGCCTTTTGATGTTCAGGCAGTGAAACGGCCTCGACAACGAGAGGAAAAGAAAGTAGTGAAAGTTAACACTCTTAATAAACGCCAGAAGAAACAATCTCATAAGAGAGAGAAAGATTGGGAGCGGGATTTCAGGCAATCTTTTCATCTGAGTTTGTGA
- the LOC139944697 gene encoding G patch domain and ankyrin repeat-containing protein 1 homolog isoform X1, with translation MDPSSSPAGSSYRVARLPFKGIHFLRAISKDDTSSRRKESKSKEFHIENNTKAGLVARDFYESVISTTPTSTTLKERSPTRNKKGHLIFEKSDPKLMKKNPPKPASSQRQSERVQTRNKHQFLRSAQEGDVKAVESLLCEGSVDINDVDDFAWTALMCASYSGQRNVVSLLLRKGALWENNRNKSGQTALDLARRAGHLNIVGMLEGIETMGTSKGNQTEKQAKFANSWCDICHLEYRKHESRRHQHKSSTVHQFNCQHKPASTMYYIPESNVGFQLMMKEGWDKEKGLGRDGAGQKFPVKTILKRDRKGLGAADREDEASKARVTHFKPFDVQAVKRPRQREEKKVVKVNTLNKRQKKQSHKREKDWERDFRQSFHLSL, from the coding sequence ATGGATCCCTCCTCGTCTCCAGCTGGATCTTCCTATCGCGTGGCAAGACTTCCATTTAAAGGAATACATTTCTTGAGAGCAATCTCAAAAGATGACACTTCGTCTCGGCGTAAAGAATCAAAATCTAAGGAGTTCCATATCGAAAACAACACAAAGGCAGGTCTGGTTGCAAGAGACTTTTATGAGAGTGTTATATCAACAACACCAACATCAACAACTCTTAAGGAAAGGTCTCCAACTCGAAACAAGAAAGGTCACTTAATATTTGAAAAGAGTGACCCTAAGTTAATGAAGAAAAATCCACCCAAGCCAGCAAGCAGCCAAAGGCAGTCCGAGAGAGTTCAAACGAGAAATAAACATCAGTTCTTACGCAGTGCACAAGAAGGGGACGTCAAAGCAGTTGAGTCGTTGTTGTGCGAGGGCAGTGTTGATATCAACGACGTTGATGACTTTGCTTGGACAGCATTAATGTGTGCCAGTTACAGTGGTCAGAGGAACGTTGTGTCGCTATTACTCAGGAaaggtgcattgtgggaaaaTAATCGCAACAAAAGCGGTCAGACTGCGTTGGATCTTGCCCGGAGAGCTGGCCATCTTAATATTGTTGGAATGCTTGAAGGAATCGAGACAATGGGGACCAGTAAAGGTAATCAAACGGAAAAACAAGCCAAGTTTGCAAATTCCTGGTGTGACATCTGCCACCTTGAGTATCGCAAACACGAATCTAGACGACACCAGCACAAATCTTCGACTGTGCACCAGTTTAACTGTCAGCATAAACCGGCGTCGACAATGTACTACATTCCTGAAAGCAATGTGGGATTCCAGCTAATGATGAAAGAAGGCTGGGACAAAGAAAAGGGTCTGGGAAGAGATGGTGCGGGCCAAAAGTTCCCGGTCAAAACGATATTGAAGAGAGATCGCAAAGGACTTGGTGCGGCTGACAGGGAGGATGAAGCTTCCAAAGCAAGGGTGACTCACTTCAAGCCTTTTGATGTTCAGGCAGTGAAACGGCCTCGACAACGAGAGGAAAAGAAAGTAGTGAAAGTTAACACTCTTAATAAACGCCAGAAGAAACAATCTCATAAGAGAGAGAAAGATTGGGAGCGGGATTTCAGGCAATCTTTTCATCTGAGTTTGTGA
- the LOC139944696 gene encoding decapping and exoribonuclease protein-like: MKRSRDSEEDQGQEKRRKVLDSEQQRRSQSSKPRPSHSSSHQKRDGKSRPRLPYRPQKQRTFAVRPTSTFNGNFPFFEKPQEIGHFSLKVDKSFANDASRLRYYLPPKYRDGLNFDLREGYEIFVKRNEEIKDRLNNLLKWILSNKKVFLRPEKTMGVSYSKSKQDDLIESLGVDFLAWRGHFTKFLCTAYENREGWEMAATLFRGTIYISEVETEQDRKRRQGMNYWEKMCTYGGYKFEQYVTSEDGKKSPDTVQPVNNLEAYCSVVRSQLCNYKLLYGGEVDCCELKSQLKPPENYVELKTSRLWYTPKNKSSFHRFKLLRWWAQSFLVGIPKVVCGFRNDDGVVEELKDFKTAEMPELSMGGWDGSVCFNLFEKLLNFIKTVTVIDDPSVVYLLERKPGDSTISYTVHKGEEHRFLPEWYTSQFLPELRPVTESTSSESSSSTSELTLKAVP; this comes from the exons ATGAAAAGATCAAGAGACAGCGAGGAAGATCAGGGACAAGAAAAACGTCGGAAAGTTCTAGACTCAGAACAGCAACGGAGAAGTCAATCGTCCAAGCCAAGGCCTTCTCACTCAAGCAGTCATCAAAAGAGGGATGGTAAAAGCAGACCTCGCTTGCCATATCGTCCACAAAAACAAAGAACTTTCGCCGTGAGGCCGACCTCAACTTTCAACGGAAACTTTCCCTTTTTTGAGAAGCCCCAAGAGATTGGTCACTTTTCGTTGAAAGTTGACAAAAGTTTTGCGAATGATGCCAGCCGTCTCAGATACTACCTACCACCAAAATACAGAGACGggttgaactttgacctcagGGAGGGATATGAGATCTTCGTAAAAAGAAATGAGGAAATCAAAGACAGATTAAATAATCTTCTGAAATGGATTTTAAGCAACAAGAAGGTATTTTTGCGACCTGAGAAGACTATGGGAGTGTCTTATAGTAAAAGTAAACAAGACGACTTGATTGAGAG CTTAGGTGTTGACTTCCTAGCATGGCGTGGCCACTTCACAAAGTTCCTCTGCACAGCTTATGAGAACCGTGAGGGATGGGAGATGGCAGCAACGCTGTTCAGGGGGACCATCTACATCAGTGAAGTGGAGACAGAGCAAGACAGAAAGAGGAGACAGGGAATGAACTACTGGGAGAAGATGTGCACGTATGGAGGCTACAAGTTTGAGCAGTATGTCACTAGTG AAGATGGCAAGAAATCCCCCGACACTGTTCAGCCAGTGAACAACCTTGAAGCATATTGTAGTGTGGTTCGGTCACAACTCTGTAATTACAAGCTTCTCTATGGTGGGGAGGTAGATTGCTGTGAGCTCAAGTCTCAACTGAAGCCACCAGAAAACTATGTTGAACTGAAGACGAGTCGGCTGTGGTATACACCCAAAAACAAGAGCAGCTTTCACAG attcaagTTACTTCGATGGTGGGCACAGTCATTCCTCGTGGGTATCCCCAAGGTTGTCTGTGGCTTCCGTAACGATGATGGTGTGGTGGAAGAACTTAAGGATTTCAAGACAGCCGAGATGCCAGAGTTATCCAtg GGAGGCTGGGACGGGAGCGTTTGCTTCAACCTGTTTGAGAAGCTCCTCAACTTCATCAAGACAGTGACTGTTATTGATGATCCCAG CGTGGTATATCTCTTGGAGCGTAAACCAGGGGACAGTACGATCTCCTACACAGTACACAAAGGAGAGGAGCACCGGTTTTTACCAGAATGGTACACCAGTCAGTTTTTACCAGAGTTGAGACCAGTTACTGAGTCGACTAGCTCAGAGTCATCTTCAAGTACATCGGaattgactttaaaggcagtgccaTAA
- the LOC139944700 gene encoding inactive serine/threonine-protein kinase 19-like yields MKRSRIPDVFKNRKKFRVAASESDHLLDESNVALSEVPSDTKAALLYLRSLVNVKAFEDRIPPIVFKQQVYSIVSCKTVVDKQINDLREKKEIKLFRLGKESDAFAIVFTDNYRDHIRKTLADSPAKERFLETVIEKSSDVSLDQKTMTNFGFKDEEITQLLHGGVLNVRDVGSWWIAIPGAGIFMKCFTKGRDSVLRTIRKSKYQKILQKELEERKLVAVKKLGIQYHIHDIIGAELVTKQDTTSGPMLTLDV; encoded by the exons ATGAAGAGGTCAAGAATTCCGGATGTCTTCAAAAACAGAAAGAAATTTCGAGTGGCAGCTTCAGAATCGGACCATCTTTTGGACGAGTCCAATGTTGCCT TGTCTGAGGTTCCAAGTGATACAAAGGCCGCCCTCCTCTATCTTCGCTCCCTCGTTAATGTCAAGGCATTTGAGGACCGCATCCCACCAATTGTCTTTAAGCAGCAGGTCTACAGCATTGTCAGTTGCAAAACAGTAGTCGACAAGCAAATT AATGATTTGAGGGAGAAGAAGGAAATCAAACTCTTCCGTCTGGGAAAGGAATCGGATGCATTTGCCATCGTCTTTACAGACAACTATCGGGATCACATCCGCAAGACATTGGCAGACAGCCCGGCTAAAGAGCGGTTCTTAGAGACAGTCATAGAGAAGTCTTCTGATGTCAGCTTGGATCAGAAGACAATGACAAACTTTGGCTTCAAAGATGAAGAAATCAC GCAATTACTCCATGGAGGTGTGCTTAATGTTAGAGATGTTGGCAGTTGGTGGATCGCAATACCAGGGGCAGGAATATTCATGAAGTGCTTTACCAAAG GACGGGACTCTGTTTTACGAACGATACGAAAGAGTAAATATCAGAAGATTCTTCAAAAG GAGCTGGAAGAACGGAAACTTGTGGCTGTGAAAAAGTTGGGGATACAGTACCACATCCATGACATCATAGGTGCTgaacttgtcaccaa GCAAGATACTACCTCCGGTCCGATGCTTACCCTCGATGTCTGA
- the LOC139944699 gene encoding peroxisomal membrane protein PMP34-like codes for MADSQKLLSYQNLVHAVAGAAGSVAAMSTFYPLETARTRLQIDDKRKSRFTATVISEIVKEEGIVSLYRGWFPVISSLCCSNFVYFYAFNGLKTALLDQMSNTQAVKELCIGIVAGVINVLVTTPMWVVNMRMKLQGANFRTQQKQESKHPRYSGIADALCRISQDEGLAALWSGTSSSLLLVINPAIHFMCYEALKRSCKKYMDLSSAHFFLIGALSKTIATLATYPLQLVQTKLRYGKEESESKERLKTVWSVLRFIIRIQGFKGLYKGLEAKLLQTVLTAALMFTIYEKIASFIFNIMGAQQAVKNV; via the exons ATGGCTGACAGCCAGAAGTTGTTATCGTACCAGAATCTGGTCCATGCCGTTGCCGGAGCTGCT GGAAGTGTAGCTGCAATGTCGACATTCTACCCACTGGAAACAGCAAGAACAAGACTTCAGA TTGATGATAAACGTAAATCTCGATTTACAGCTACAGTTATTTCAGAAATCGTCAAAGAAGAAGGAAT TGTGTCGCTATATCGAGGCTGGTTTCCAGTCATCAGCAGCTTGTGCTGTTCTAACTTTGTCTACTTCTATGCCTTCAATGGTCTTAAGACGGCGTTATTGGATCAAATGAGTAACACCCAAGCAGTTAAGGAGTTGTGTATTGGTATCGTTGCAG GTGTCATAAATGTGTTAGTGACAACGCCAATGTGGGTGGTTAACATGAGGATGAAGCTACAAGGCGCAAACTTCAGAACCCAACAGAAACAGGAGAGCAAACATCCTCGGTACAGTGGCATAGCTG ATGCACTGTGCAGGATTTCCCAAGATGAGGGTTTGGCAGCTCTTTGGAGTGGCACTTCTTCGTCTCTCCTACTTGTTATTAATCCTGCTATTCACTTTATGTGTTATGAAGCACTGAAGAGGTCTTGTAAGAAGTACATG gacCTTTCCTCTGCACATTTTTTCCTAATTGGTGCCCTATCAAAGACAATAGCCACCCTAGCAACATATCCTCTTCAACTTGTGCAAACTAAGCTGAGG tacgGCAAAGAAGAATCGGAGAGCAAAGAAAGGCTAAAGACAGTGTGGTCTGTACTTAGGTTTATTATAAG GATTCAAGGATTCAAGGGTCTCTACAAAGGTCTGGAGGCCAAACTCCTTCAAACTGTCTTAACTGCAGCATTGATGTTCACCATCTATGAGAAAATTGCGTCTTTCATCTTCAATATAATGGGTGCTCAGCAGGCTGTCAAAAATGTATAA